Proteins from a single region of Festucalex cinctus isolate MCC-2025b chromosome 19, RoL_Fcin_1.0, whole genome shotgun sequence:
- the LOC144007441 gene encoding coagulation factor XI-like, whose product MAALFILIGVLAVSSCALSKECRKDLLENVDFPGSDITNMFSPDVHHCQHLCTQHPSCRFFSFLRADWTADKRNYYCYLKTTPSGQPKIQTHVFGITSGYSLKPCDPNPEPCLPHVYRNVDFWGADYRSLFTANYEECQRVCTEDPYCQFFTFITGVSTSVGFRYKCHLKFTWPLPRTLKVVRNFRVVTGFSHNVQFSRPSNTACSPKLFPSTNFTAKPFESQAAATPEYCLALCAAHPRCSYFSFDSLSLTCHLKNDLNHIDMRAQRGVTSGIATHFCQQDSNWAKKALKGIDFYGSDIRFELMDDAETCQRTCSNDHNCQFYTYVTADDPVYKRRCYLKRVITLPAPPRVNKVANLISGFAKRNCLRNDLTVLHVH is encoded by the exons ATGGCGGCCCTTTTCATCTTAATAGGTGTACTCGCTGTTAGCAGTTGTGCACTGAGCAAAG AATGTCGAAAAGATTTGCTGGAGAACGTTGACTTTCCGGGATCGGATATCACGAATATGTTCTCTCCCGATGTGCATCACTGTCAGCATTTGTGCACACAGCATCCATCTTGTcgcttcttttcatttttgcgTGCTGACTGGACTGCTGATAAAAG GAACTACTATTGCTACCTTAAGACCACGCCCTCCGGACAGCCCAAAATTCAGACTCATGTTTTTGGTATCACGTCCGGATATTCTCTCAAACCTTGTGACCCAAACCCAG AACCTTGTCTGCCTCACGTGTATCGCAATGTGGACTTTTggggggccgattatcggtctttGTTCACAGCCAACTACGAGGAGTGTCAGCGAGTGTGCACGGAAGACCCCTATTGCCAGTTTTTTACGTTTATCACTGGAGTCTCCACATCTGTGGGCTTCAG GTACAAATGCCACCTGAAATTCACCTGGCCTTTACCAAGGACCTTGAAGGTGGTGAGGAATTTCCGCGTGGTGACTGGCTTCTCGCACAACGTTCAATTTAGCCGGCCCTCGAacacgg CATGTTCCCCAAAACTTTTTCCGAGCACCAACTTCACAGCAAAGCCCTTCGAGTCACAAGCTGCCGCGACGCCAGAGTATTGTTTGGCGTTGTGCGCCGCTCACCCACGATGCTCCTACTTCTCTTTTGACAG TCTTTCCCTCACCTGTCACCTGAAAAACGATCTCAATCACATAGATATGCGTGCTCAAAGAGGCGTCACATCTGGGATTGCAACGCACTTCTGTCAACAGGATAGCA ATTGGGCCAAGAAGGCTCTAAAAGGGATAGATTTCTATGGATCAGACATTCGCTTTGAGCTGATGGATGATGCAGAAACGTGCCAGAGAACGTGTTCTAATGATCATAACTGCCAGTTCTACACTTACGTCACGGCCGACGACCCAGTTTACAA GCGCCGCTGCTATCTCAAGCGAGTCATCACCTTGCCAGCTCCTCCCAGAGTTAACAAAGTGGCCAATCTGATTTCTGGCTTCGCCAAGAGGAACTGCTTGAGGAACGACCTGACTGTGTTGCATGTACATTAA
- the LOC144008070 gene encoding coagulation factor XI-like isoform X1, producing MAALFILIGVLSVSSCALSKACRKDLLENVDFPGSDITNMFSPDVHHCQHLCTQHPSCLFFSFLRADWTADKRNYHCYLKTTLSGQPKIQTHVFGITSGYSLKPCDPNPEPCLPHVYRNVDFWGADYRSLFTANYEECQRVCTEDPYCQFFTFITGVSTSVGFRYKCHLKFTWPLPRTLKVVRNSRVVTGFSHNVQFSRPSNTACSPKLFPSTNFTERPFESQSAATPEYCLALCAAHPRCSYFSFDSLSLTCHLKNNPNHIVMSAKRGVTSGIATHFCQQDSNWAKKALDGIDFYGSDIRFELTDDAETCQRKCSNDHNCQFYTYIKGADAGHRRRCYLKRVITLPAPPRVNKVANLISGFAKRNCLRNDLTVLHVH from the exons ATGGCGGCCCTTTTCATCTTAATAGGTGTACTCTCTGTTAGCAGTTGCGCACTGAGCAAAG CGTGTCGAAAAGATTTGCTGGAGAACGTTGACTTTCCGGGATCGGATATCACGAATATGTTCTCTCCCGATGTGCATCACTGTCAGCATTTGTGCACACAGCATCCATCTTGtctcttcttttcatttttgcgTGCTGACTGGACTGCTGATAAAAG GAACTACCATTGCTACCTTAAGACCACGCTCTCCGGACAGCCCAAAATTCAGACTCATGTTTTTGGTATCACGTCCGGATATTCTCTCAAACCTTGTGACCCAAACCCAG AACCTTGTCTGCCTCACGTGTATCGCAATGTGGACTTTTggggggccgattatcggtctttGTTCACAGCCAACTACGAGGAGTGTCAGCGAGTGTGCACGGAAGACCCCTATTGCCAGTTTTTTACGTTTATCACTGGAGTCTCCACATCTGTGGGCTTCAG GTACAAATGCCACCTGAAATTCACCTGGCCTTTACCAAGGACCTTGAAGGTGGTGAGGAATTCCCGCGTGGTGACTGGCTTCTCGCACAACGTCCAATTTAGCCGGCCCTCGAacacgg CATGTTCCCCAAAACTTTTTCCGAGCACCAACTTCACAGAAAGGCCCTTCGAGTCACAATCTGCCGCAACGCCCGAGTATTGTTTGGCGTTGTGCGCCGCTCACCCACGATGCTCCTACTTCTCTTTTGACAG TCTTTCCCTCACCTGTCACCTGAAAAACAATCCCAATCACATAGTGATGAGTGCTAAAAGAGGCGTCACATCTGGGATTGCAACGCACTTCTGTCAACAGGATAGCA ATTGGGCCAAGAAGGCTCTCGATGGGATAGATTTCTATGGATCAGACATTCGCTTTGAGTTGACGGACGATGCAGAAACGTGCCAGAGAAAGTGTTCGAATGATCATAACTGCCAGTTCTACACTTACATCAAAGGGGCTGATGCCGGTCACAG GCGCCGCTGCTATCTCAAGCGAGTCATCACCTTGCCAGCTCCTCCCAGAGTTAACAAAGTGGCCAATCTGATTTCTGGCTTCGCCAAGAGGAACTGCTTGAGGAACGACCTGACTGTGTTGCATGTACATTAA
- the LOC144008070 gene encoding coagulation factor XI-like isoform X2: MAALFILIGVLSVSSCALSKACRKDLLENVDFPGSDITNMFSPDVHHCQHLCTQHPSCLFFSFLRADWTADKRNYHCYLKTTLSGQPKIQTHVFGITSGYSLKPCDPNPEPCLPHVYRNVDFWGADYRSLFTANYEECQRVCTEDPYCQFFTFITGVSTSVGFRYKCHLKFTWPLPRTLKVVRNSRVVTGFSHNVQFSRPSNTACSPKLFPSTNFTERPFESQSAATPEYCLALCAAHPRCSYFSFDSLSLTCHLKNNPNHIVMSAKRGVTSGIATHFCQQDSNWAKKALDGIDFYGSDIRFELTDDAETCQRKCSNDHNCQFYTYIKGADAGHRSSSQQAPLLSQASHHLASSSQS; the protein is encoded by the exons ATGGCGGCCCTTTTCATCTTAATAGGTGTACTCTCTGTTAGCAGTTGCGCACTGAGCAAAG CGTGTCGAAAAGATTTGCTGGAGAACGTTGACTTTCCGGGATCGGATATCACGAATATGTTCTCTCCCGATGTGCATCACTGTCAGCATTTGTGCACACAGCATCCATCTTGtctcttcttttcatttttgcgTGCTGACTGGACTGCTGATAAAAG GAACTACCATTGCTACCTTAAGACCACGCTCTCCGGACAGCCCAAAATTCAGACTCATGTTTTTGGTATCACGTCCGGATATTCTCTCAAACCTTGTGACCCAAACCCAG AACCTTGTCTGCCTCACGTGTATCGCAATGTGGACTTTTggggggccgattatcggtctttGTTCACAGCCAACTACGAGGAGTGTCAGCGAGTGTGCACGGAAGACCCCTATTGCCAGTTTTTTACGTTTATCACTGGAGTCTCCACATCTGTGGGCTTCAG GTACAAATGCCACCTGAAATTCACCTGGCCTTTACCAAGGACCTTGAAGGTGGTGAGGAATTCCCGCGTGGTGACTGGCTTCTCGCACAACGTCCAATTTAGCCGGCCCTCGAacacgg CATGTTCCCCAAAACTTTTTCCGAGCACCAACTTCACAGAAAGGCCCTTCGAGTCACAATCTGCCGCAACGCCCGAGTATTGTTTGGCGTTGTGCGCCGCTCACCCACGATGCTCCTACTTCTCTTTTGACAG TCTTTCCCTCACCTGTCACCTGAAAAACAATCCCAATCACATAGTGATGAGTGCTAAAAGAGGCGTCACATCTGGGATTGCAACGCACTTCTGTCAACAGGATAGCA ATTGGGCCAAGAAGGCTCTCGATGGGATAGATTTCTATGGATCAGACATTCGCTTTGAGTTGACGGACGATGCAGAAACGTGCCAGAGAAAGTGTTCGAATGATCATAACTGCCAGTTCTACACTTACATCAAAGGGGCTGATGCCGGTCACAG AAGTTCTTCTCAACAGGCGCCGCTGCTATCTCAAGCGAGTCATCACCTTGCCAGCTCCTCCCAGAGTTAA